CAGACTTACATCGGCGTCACTCCGGCACTTTCCGCCGAGGCGATGTGGGAGTGTACGACCTGCGGCGCCTGCGTCGAGGCCTGCCCCGTGTCGATCGAGCAAATGCCGAAGATCGTCGACACGCGTCGCTATCTGGTGATGGAAGAGGCCGAATTCCCGGAAACCATGCAGCAGGCGTTAACCTCGGTCGAGACGCGTGCTCATCCGTTTCGCGGCACCGCCTTTTCGCGCGTCGATTGGACGCAAGGTTTGCCGATCGCAACGATGGCCGAAGCGCGCGAGGCGCAGGTTCTACTGTGGGTCGGTTGCGGCGGCGCACTGGTCGAGCGGAATCAGAAGATCGTTCGCGCCCTGGCCCAACTCTTAACGAAGGCAGGCGTATCGTTTGCCATCCTGGGACGCGAGGAGAAATGCACCGGCGATCCCGCCCGTCGCATCGGTAACGAGTTTCTATTTCAGCAGTTGGCCGAGGATAATATCGCCACGCTCGATCGGTACCAGGCGAAAACGATCGTTACTTCCTGCCCGCACTGCTTCAACACGTTGCGGAACGAATATCCACAATTCGGTGGGCATTACGAGGTGTTTCACCACAGCGAATACCTGGCCCGCCTGGTGCATGAAGGCAAGCTTACCGTTGACATGCCGCTGGATAAAAAGATCACCTTTCACGATCCTTGCTACCTGGGCCGACACAACGGCGTGTACGACGCTCCACGCGAGTTGGTACAGCACTCTACGACCTACGCGCCCCTTGAAATGGCGCAAAGTCGTCAAAATGGCTTTTGTTGTGGAGGCGGGGGTGGCATGAGCTTTGTCGACGAACCGGCCGACAAGCGCGTCAACCAAGAACGCGCTCGCCAGGTACTGGAAACCGACGCCGATATCGTGGCCGTGGGATGCCCGTTCTGTACGACCATGCTCGAAGATGGCATCAACGCGAAAAAAGGGGCACGCGATATCCAGGTCCTGGACGTGGCGGAGTTGCTTTGGCAAGCCGTGGAACGCCCCACCCCCTCAGAACATTCGTAACAGCTACAGACCTCTGCATCTGGAGAGCCAACATTTATGGATCTTAGTCTCACCGCCAGCGAACTGAAGTTTCGCGACGAGTTGCGAGCCTGGCTGAAAAATAATCTGCCGCCGAAGGGCGCGCACGCATTGAATGCGGCGCATTCCGCGGCCGATTTCCACGGACAAATCAAGGATTGGCAGCGCAAGCTGTTCGAGGGAGGTTACGCAGGCATCGCTTGGCCGAAGGAATTCGGTGGTCGCGGCGCAACGTTCATCGAACAGGCCATATTTCAGGAAGAAATGGCGCTCGCCGATACGCCCGAGACGGCCACGATCGGCCAGAGCCTGGTCGGGCCGACGATCATCGCTGTCGGCAGCGAGGCACAGAAGAAGCGTTTCTTGCCCGGCATCCTCTCCGGCCAAGAGGTCTGGTGCCAAGGCTTTTCCGAGCCTAACGCCGGCAGCGACCTGGCGTCGCTACAGACGAAGGCCACGCTCGACGGCGATCACTTCGTCATCAATGGTCAAAAGATCTGGACGAGCTTTGCTCACTTCGCCGACTTGTGCCTGCTGATCGTCCGCACCGACTCGGCCGCTGCCAAACACAAGGGCATCACGTGTCTGTTAGTGGATATGAAAAGCCCGGGTATCACCGTGCGCCCGCTGAAGATGATGTCTGGCGATTCCGAATTCAATGAGGTGTTCTTTTCCAATTTACGCGTGCCGGTCGACCGCATGCTGGGCAAAGTCAACGAAGGTTGGAACGTTGCCATAACGGCTCTGAGTAACGAGCGGGCCAACTTGGGAATTGGTCTGTATGTGGCGTTCAAACGCAATCTCGACGCCGTGGTCGAACAGGCACGCACGCTGCGCCGCCACGGCAGGCCCATCATTGAAGATCCGGTGCTTCGCCAGAAACTGGCCCAAGCCTACGTCGATCTAGAAGTGTTCCGTCTGAACACGGCGCGCGGCTTGAGCACGTTGAATAAAACCGGCGTCCCCGGGCCTGAGGGATCGATCCAGAAACTCTACTGGAGCGAACTGAATCAGCGCAACGCACAGATCGCGATGGAAGTACTTGGCCCTTACGGGCAATTGACGGACTTTGACGGCGGTCGCTGCGTCTACAACTACCTGCGGTCGCGCGGCAACACGATCGAAGCCGGCACGAGCGAAGTTCAACGCAATATCATCGCGCAGCGCGTGTTGGGGCTCCCGCGCAGCTACTAAGCTCTCTTCGCGCTGCCGAAAGCTCGCCGTCCACTTCACAGAATCACATTTGGCATTCGACCTACAAAGGCATTCCGATCATGGAATTTGAACTTTCCAAGCCTCAAAAGCTGCTGCAAAAGTCTGCGCGTGAGTTATTCGCCCGCGTGTGCCCGATGACGCGCATTCGCGAGTCGCTGGCAGACGACAAGGTACTGCATGCCGAGTTATGGTCCGAAGTGGCAGACCAAGGTTGGCCAGGTATTCATCTGCCCGAAGAAGCTGGCGGCTTGGGGTTGGGCGTTGTAGACCTTGTCGCTGTCGCTGAAGAAATGGGACGTGCCTGTTTTCCCGGATCGTTCCTCGGCCCGGTCTGGGCGGCAACCCTCGTCGCACAGGCAAAACCTGAATCAAAATTCCTGCAGTCGCTCACCGCCGGCGAGTTGCAAGGTGCCGTCGCTCTACTCGAAGCCGACGCCAGTTGGAATCCGGCTGATGTACAACTCGCGGCAGTAAAGAAGGACGCCGGCTTTACGATCAGTGGTCGCAAGTCGTTCGTCTCGGATGCCGGCGCAGCGGGACTACTGATTTGCGTGGCGCGGGTAGGGCAAGAGCTTATTCTGCTCGCGGTGCCGGCCAAGTCCGCAGGCGTTTCGATCACGCCGACCGTCGGGCTGGATGCCACCCGCAAACTCTACGACGTCACGTTCGAAAATGTCGCAGTAGATGCCGATCATGTGCTCGCTACCGGCGAAGCGGCCTGCGCGGCACTCGAACGCTCGATGCAAGTCGGCACGCTAGTCGTATGCGCCGACATGCTGGGCGGGATGCAATGGATTCTCGAAGACGCGGTCGAGTACGCTAAAACGCGCCAGCAGTTCGGCAAGGTGATCGGATCGTTCCAGGCCGTGCAGCACATGTGCGCGGACATGTTGCTGTGGACCGAAAGTGCGCGATCCGCGATCTATTTCGCCGCCTGGGCGCTCGATGCCGAACCGGCAAGTGCCGCACGCGCGGTCGCCACGGCCAAGGTCTATACGTCCGACGCCTCGCGCGAGGTGGCCAATCGCGGCGTCCAAGTCCACGGCGGCATCGGCTTCACCTGGGAGCACGACTTGCAATTCTATTACAAGCGCTCCAAGGCCTCGGAAATCCTCTTCGGCGACGCGAGTTTCCACCGAGCCCGCATGGCTGAGTTGGTCCTCGACGCCTGAACCGCTCTTTGTTTCTTTGAGGGTATTGTTGACCGCGGCTAATACAACTAGCGCCGGGGCGCAATTCCTTCGAACTTGGCGATAATTCCGAGCATGATCTCGTCGGCGCCGGCGCCGATCGACATCAGGCGCGAATCGCGGAAGTAGCGCGCCATCGGATATTCTTCCATGTAGCCCATGCCACCGTGGAACTGCATGCAGATATCCGCGACTTCGCGCACCAAGCGGCCGGCTTTCAGCTTGGCGATCGAAGCCTCGCGGGTGAAATCCAACCCGCGATCCAGCAGGCGTCCGCAGTGGTAACACATCTGTCGCAGGAATTCGACTTCCGCGATTAGCTCGGTCAGCTTGAAATAGATCCACTGGTTTTCGATCAGCGGCTTGCCAAACGTCGATCGGCCGCGGCAGTACTCGATGGTCATCTTCAAGATCTTGTCGGCACCGGCCACTGCCCCCAACGAGCCGATCAATCGCTCGTTCTGGAATTGCTGCATCTGATAGATGAAGCCCATTCCCTCTTCGCCGATGCAATTCGCAACCGGCACGCGGCAATTGTCGAAGACCAACTCGGCCGTGTCGCTGGCCCAGTTGCCCATCTTCTTCAGTTTCTTGCTGACCGAAAAACCTTTTGCGTCGGTCGGCACGACGATCAGCGACATTCCCTTATAGCCTGTGCCCGGCGTGGTGCGGGCCAGCAGGCAGATCCAGTCAGCCTGCGCGCCGTTGGTGATATACATCTTGCTGCCATTGATGACATAGTCACCCCCGTCGCGTTCGGCCTTGGTGCGGATCGAAGCGACGTCGGAACCGCCGCTGGGCTCGGTCACCGCGATGCTGCACACCGCATCGCCCGTGATCGCGGGCTCGAGATATTGCTTCTTGAGTTCGTGCGTTCCATAACGGGCCAAGGCCGGGGTGGCCATATCCGATTGCACTCCCATCGCCATGGGAATTGCACCGCAATTGCAGCGGGCCATCTCCTCGGCAAACGCGATGTTGTACCAGTAGTCGCCCCCGGATCCGCCATATTCGACCGGGTAGGAGAGCCCCAACAGGCCCAGGTCGCCGGCCTTCTTGAACAGGTCGTGGGCGGGAAAGATCTCGTCCTCCTCCCATTGGTCGATGTAGGGATTGACCTCTTCGTCGACAAAACGACGCACCGTTTCGCGAAACAGTTGGTGAGCTTTCGTAAAGCCCGTGCCGGGGACCAATTCCTCAGCTTTGTTCTGAAGGAGTTCTGAGGCCATGTTGACACCAATATCTGTTGGAAGGGATCGAGAGGGCGCACGACCGCTATGCTTCGTTCCGATTGTAGCAATACAGCTTCCGACTGCACGTAGGTTTTCAAGAATTGTGTGCGACTTCGACAGAAGCGATTGGGGTAGCGCCCGGAAGAAAACTCGTCACCGATTGGGGCCGATCGTTTCCGGAACTGAACGGTACGAATCTTCTGAGCATGGTACACTTTTCCGAAATCGTCGGGCCATTCCGAAGTCGGCTCGGATAGGGCGAACTTCGACGATCGTCTTTGTTTGCCACGTTGATTTCAGAGAGTAGTACTCATCATGCTCCCGGCCAACTACCAGATTCGCCTCCTTGCACCGGGCGACTACACGGCGATCATCGAAATTTGCAAAACTGTCTACCCCACAGAGACGCCCTATACCGTTGAGGAGCTAGAGGATCATCACCGAGTCTTTCCCCAGGGGCAGTTCGTCGCCGCTGACGTGGACTTGAACCAAGTGGCAGGTGTGCATTTCACGCTTCGCCTGCGAATGTTCGATTTTCACATCGACGACCCGTGGGACGTTCTCACGTCGGGCGGTACGTTTCTCGATCACGACCCTGCCGGACCGACCCTTTACGGCGCGGATATCATGGTGCATCCCGGTCATCAGCATCACGGGATTGCGCACGCGTTGACCGATCAGACGCGCTTTTTGGTGCAAGAAGAACGTCTCTGGCGAATGGTGGGGGCCAGCCGGTTGCCCGGCTATGCCATGCACAGCGCGACCATGAGCGTCGAGCGTTATGTTGATGCCGTCGCCAATGGCACGCAGTTTGATCCCGTGCTTAGTCTCCACCTAAAAGATGGCTGGACGATCGTAAGACCCATCCAGGGCTATCTTCAACACGACGAAGACAGCGCGGGTTGGGCCGTCGTCATTCAGTGGGTTAATCCTGATTGCCCACCACCGGCTGCATTCAGTCTGCGCAACCTACCTCCATCCTCCTCGGCAGATGCCATCAAGTCGGGGCGTTCAACGGCATAAGGCTCGATCCTGCTGGATGTGCTCTCGCTGTAGCCCGAGGTTAGGCGAACCGAGCATTGGCCATCTTAGAACTTGTTTGGACCGCCGCGACGTCTTGTCTCGAGAACGGACGACGGGCGGGAATGCGTCAGTTCACGCCTGGTTTTCCGCCGCCCCACGCATCTTCGCTCTATGCGAAGCGGTTGGAATTGGTCAGTGCCACCGACATAATCAGATTCGAGGCTTTCCTGTCTGCCAACTGAGTGAATAGTGGGGAACGTACGTGAAATTCGGCAAGGTCGACAATCCAAAGAAAATTGATTTTACAATCCCACGAGATCATCCAGATACCATGAAGGTACTGAAACGAGCCTCGAAAGCGAAGGCATTCAAGGTCTACGTCGGATGTGCCAAGTGGAATAAGAAGGACCTCAAAGATCTCTATCCGAAGGGCGTGAAGGACGAACTCGCGTACTACTCGACGCAGTTCAATAGCATCGAACTGAATGCCACATTTTATCGCTTATTTCCAGCAGCGACTTTCAAGAACTGGAATGCTACGGTGCCGGACGATTTCCGGTTCTTTCCCAAGCTCGAACAAACGATCTCGCACTTTCGACGCTTGAAGAACGTCAAGCAACTCGTCAAACGCAACGTTACCAACATGTCGCATCTGCGGGAAAAGCTGGAGATGCCGTTCCTGCAGATGCACAATAACTTTGGGCCGAAAGATTTCGAGCGTGTTGTGACGTTCGCCGAGAACTGGACACACGACGTTCCGCTGGCGATAGAGTTTCGCCATACCGATTGGTACAACGATCCTGCCGTTTCAACCAAACTTTACGATTTGCTCGAGACACACGGCATTACGAATGTCCTCGTCGATACGGCGGGGCGTCGTGATCTGATGCATATGCGACTGACGACCCCGACGGCGTTCATACGCTGGGTAGGGGCGAACGATCCCAAATCGGATCGCGCCCGTCTCGATGATTGGATTGAGAGAATCGCGAAATGGAAAAGGGCCGGATTGCAGAAGCTCTTTTTCTTCGTCCATCACAATTATGAAGTGGAATCTCCTGCACTCGCCGCGCACTTCATCAAGCGGCTCAACAAGAAGATCGGTGCCAGCCTGCCTGTCCCCAAGACTCTTAAGGCTTAGCGGCCGCATTGACCGTGTAGGCCACACTTCCGCCCGACTGCAAAGGGCTGTCGCTCGGCGTTTCTTGCTCGCTTCTTGAGCGTTTTGGCCTCATTCGCCTGCCGCTGCGAGTTTTTCGCATGTTTTGACGGCGATTGGCGACCCATGTTTGAGCATCACGGCGATGGGTGACCATGGCCGTTCACCTCTGATTGTACGCAACCATGAATAGCGCAAATCAACTCACGCGGCGCGAGTTCGTCGCGGCCGCCGGCTGTGCATCTCTGTGGGCGAGCGAGGCCATCGCGACTGGCAGCGATCGACCAGCCGTGGCCTTACCGTTGCGTTTGTGTGGCGGTGTTTCGCTGGCCGGCGCCGAGTTTGCCGCCGAAGGGGCCGGCTTTTCCAATCAGAATCCCGGCATTTATGGGCGCGATTATCAATATCCTCAACGGTCGACAATTGAGTATTTTGCCGCCCGCGGGCTGGGATTACTGCGCATTCCGTTTCGTTGGGAGCGACTACAACCACGGCTCTTTGCACCGCTTGCCTCCCCAGAGTTGGCGCGGATGCGCGAGGTCATCGATCGGGCTCGCGCATCCGACGCCGCCGTTGTGCTCGACTTGCACAACTACGGCCGCTATCGCTTGAAACAGGGGAATCAAGCGCGCACGGTGATCATCGACGAGCAAATCGACGGTACCGTGCCGGTACCGCGCGCCGCGTTTGCCGACGTCTGGCGGCGCCTGGCCGCTGAATTCGCTAGCGATGCTACGGTCATGGGACTCGGCTTGATGAACGAGCCGCACGACATGAAATCTTCGGATTGGAAGGCTATTTCGCAGGCCGGCGTGGACGCCGTGCGTGAAGTGAATCGCACGGCCTGGGTCGTTGTCGCTGGCGATGGCTGGTCCAACGCCCATCGCTTCGAGGAAGTCAATGGTCCGCGTGCTTGGATCCGCGATGCGGCGAACCGCGTGGTCTACGAAGCACACTGCTATTTCGATGCCGACGCCAGCGGCAAGTATCGCCACAGCTTCGTGGCCGAATTGCGCGACGATCCGCGACTTGCCGAGCGCGGCGTCGCGCGACTACGCGTCTTCCTCGATTGGTGCCGGCGGAATCAGGTCGCTGGTTTCCTTGGTGAGTTTGGCATACCGGGCGATGACGCAGGCTGGCAAGAGGTACTGAGCCGCGCCCTCGCTTCGATCGAACACACGAAGGTTTCCGCATGTTACTGGGCCGCCGGCGAATGGTGGCACGATTATCCCCTCTCGATTCAGCCGCGCAATGACATGCGCGATCCGGCTCCGCAGCAGCAAGTAGTGGCCCGGTTTCTAGCCAATCGCACAACTACGCCACGGCCGTTCTGACGCCGTGCGCCACACTTCAACTTGGCGAATCATCATGGGCGAAGTATTTAACAAGCCGCTTGTGCGACGATCGGCAATGATCACCGCCACGGTGATGACCGTCGTGTATTTGACCTATCGCGGTCTGTACACGATGAACTTCTCGGGTCCTTACGCTACCGTCGCGTCGGTGGTGCTTTACGGCGCCGAGGCGTACGGCGGACTCTTGATGTTCCTGTTCTTCTTTCAGATTTGGGACATTTCGAATCCTGAACCGGCGCCGCCGCTGCCCGGCCGTACGGTCGATGTGATGATTCCCACATACAACGAAGATCCCAGCCTGCTGCGCGGCACGATCGCGGCGTCGCTGCGCATCGCGTACCCGCATCGCACGCTGGTGCTGGACGACGGCAAGCGTCCGGAAGTGGCAGCGCTGTGCGAGGAACTCGGCGCCGAATATGTCACGCGCCCGTCGAATCTGCACGCCAAGGCCGGCAATCTTAATCACGCACTGGAAAAGACCGAGGGCGAATTCGTCGTCATCTTCGATGCCGATCACGTTGCCGAAACGCATTTTATCGACCGACTCATCGGTTACTTTGCCGACGACCGGTTAGGCTTCGTCCAAACTCCACACGCCTTCTACAACTTCGATGCCTACCAGGGAGTGCTCGACTACAAGCGCAAGGTGTACTGGGAAGAGGGGATGCTGTTCTACAACGTGACGCAGCCCGGCAAAAATCGCTGGAACGGCGTTACTTTTTGCGGTAGCGCCGCGATGTTCCGCCGCAAGTCGCTTGAAGAAGTCGGCCTGATCGCCACACAATCGATCACCGAGGACATGCATACCGGATTGCGGATGCATGCCAAGGGTTGGAAGAGCCTATTCGTCAACGAGCGGCTGATCGCCGCGATTGCGGCCGATGACGTCACCAGCTTCAACACGCAGCGATTACGTTGGGGCGAAGGAAATCTCGGCATTTTTGCCTTCGACAATCCGATCACCATCCGTGGACTAACAATCCCCCAGCGGTTGTGCTATCTCGGCTCGATGCTCTCGTGGACCACCGGTGTACAGAAGTTGCTGATTTATGCAACACCGATCGCGATGTTGCTGACCGGCATCTCGCCGGTCCAACGCATGACGTGGCAATTGCTGGCCATCACAGTGCTTTATCTGATCGCGATCTGGTCAGCGGTAAAGGTCGCCTGCAACGGGTACGGCCGGTTGCTGGCCATCGAACTGACGCAAATGGCCTGCTATTGGACGCAGGTCCGTTCAACGTGGAGGGCGTTGTTCAAGCGCAAGCGGGCCACGTTCGTCGTGACGGCCAAACGCGGTCGTCAATCGAATGGCATTTTGAAGCACCTGGCGCCGCAAATCTATTTGATCGCGATTAGTGCATTCGCCGTTGCCTGGGCCGTGACAAAATATTGCCTGTCGATTTCGAACGATCCGGTGCAATTGGTTGTCGGTGGTGCGCTCGTGGGCGTGAACTGCTATATGGCCTGGCTGGTAGTTCAACGCGCCCTACGTTCGAAAGATCGCCGCACAGCCTGGCGACATCCGATTGCTCTGCACGTCGAGTATCGCGGCACCGATGAATTGGGCGTGGACTTCTCGGGACAATGCGTGACGCGCGACATTAACGAAGGGGGCGTGGGCCTGGTGGCTTACGAGCCGTTTCCGCCGTGTGGCGAAGTGGAAATGACGATCCTTGCCGCGGGACGAGGCGTGACCTGCCGCGGCGCGATCCGGCATCGTCGCGAAGAGGTCAAGTTGCGCGCGGCACGCGGCGGCACGACGCAGGCATACGCGTACGGCATCGAATTCATCGAGCCGACAAAGGAGCAGTTGGAAGTCCTGTGGTGGCTGGGAGCGCAATTCGCCGTCAGCTTTCATTACGAGCGGTTTCAGGGAGGGCAGTTTGGTCTCGGGTCTGCCGCGCCGCGACGATTGCCGACGCGCACGAATGAATTGCCCTTCGAGTTTCCCGTCCGCATTCATCATGGCGCCGAAGCGCCGGTTTACGGTGTCACGGAATGCTTGTCCACGGAATCGGTCGTCCTGCTGATGCCCGACGGTTTTCAGCCGACCGATCTGGTCCGCCTGGAATTTTCGACTCCGTTTGGCAATCTGGAAGCCTGGGCGGAAATCACCTGTGCCAAGTCGCGCACGATTGCTGGCGAACGCGTGCAGGAAACGCGTCTGGCGCTGCGCAAATTCTGTGGAGAGTCGCGTAGCCTGCTGCATTCCGTTCTAGGTCATCACGACTCGAAGGCTTTAGCCGGCGTGATCCGCTCGATACCGCGCCGCCGGGTGGTGAAAACAAAGCGGCCCATGGCCCTAGTCGTTGGCACAACCGGCGCCGCGGCAGCCGTGGCAGCCGGCTGCGTGCTCTATTTCCAGCAGGAGCAAGCGTTGCTTGCACGGGCTTACGCTGGCCGCAAGGTCTCGCCATTGCAGGTCGAGCAACTGTCACAGGCCGCGAATGCTCTGGAGTCTTTGGGCACGACCGACGAAGAACGGCTGCTGCAGCTGCGAAAGGTAATGGTCGATCTCGACCGTGTCGAAGATGTCGCAAAGATCGACGACTACGTTTCAAGCATGACTCCCAAGACACTTGAAGGCTTAGGCCTGAAGGCTGGCAGCTTGCAGCAGCTGCATCGCGAGGGCGAGGCCGAACTAGCGTTTGAAAAACTGCTGACGCACCTCGACCAACTGCCTGACGAGGCGATGCAACGTGATGTGCTGCTGGCAGCGGCGCGGAACGCGGCTCAGCTCGAGAACTTTTCGGAATCGGTCGCGCGCTTCGAGCGATTGGAGAAATTAGCGCCGCTGGCGTGCGAGGCCAGGTTGGAGTTCGCCGGCGTGCTCTACCGTGACGGCCGCTTGGACGAAGCCGTCGCGACACTGCGCGGTGGGGATCAATCGACGAAGGAGCTGTTGTTCCTGGCGTCACTCTATTCGTCGGAAAAGCAGTTCGCACGGGCTGCGAACGTTTGCCGGGAAGCCCTTGATAAATCACCAGACGATTTGTCGGCCATGCGTGGCATAGCGGACAATTCATATTGGGGGCAGGATTGGCCCGCTGCCGCCGCAGCCTATCGACAGGTGCTCAAGCACACGCCGCACGATGCCAAAGTGACAGAAACGCTTGCCGAGGTACTGCTCTCGGAACGAGAATTCGATGAAAGCCTCGCGCTGTATAGTCGTCTCATCACTCGCTTTCCTGAGCGTCGTGACTTGTGGAACGGATACTTGATCGCCGCGGCAAAATGCGAACGGCTCGATGGCCAGCAGCAAAAGCAGCTAATGGCGATCTACGATCAACGCTCCCAAAATGATGACAACAGGTTTCTTACAAACCTGCTGAATGCCGTCGCCAAACACGGTAGTCGGCAGGAAGCCATACCGCTGATGCAATTCCTGGTGAACCGCGACCCACAAGATGCCGAGCTCCGTTTGCGGCTGGCCGACGGTCTGCACCAGGCCAAGCAATTCAAGGCCGCGGACATTCACTACCGATGGCTGTTGGCCCACGCTTCACCGCAGTCTTTGCCAAGCGAGCCAGCCTCACGCGTGGGGCGAGCGATGGGTAACCTCACGCGTTCGCCGATGTCGAAAACGGCGGCCAACCGCTAACGGCGAAACTACGGAATCCGAAAGACTGCGTAAGTTGCGACGCCGACGGCGTTATAGATCTCGTTCGCGGACCAGGTGAGGTTGCCGTCGGTCATCCAACTGACCCAGGGGGAGAAGTCATGCTGCCAGCGCCATTTCGAAAGAAAAAACCCGTCGCCGTTCGAGTCGACCGCGCCGCCAACGAATAGCGTGTACGAACGCTCGTTGCCCCCTTTAAACGTGTCACAGCTTAGCCATTGCTTCCACTCTAGCCCCGACGTCACGAACGAATAGCCCGACGGTGACCAATAAGGGAACTGCGCGCCTACCAAGGAGTTTGGGTTCGGGCCGAAGATCGTCTGGTGGGCAAAAGAATAGAACGTGTAGTCGATGATGCCGCGTAGCTGCTTGCGCCCCTGCATGATCGTATGGGCCGAGTTGACATTAAACCAGTTGACCGAGTTGTGGTCCGAAAACGCCGCGACACGATAGAAACCGCTCAGCGTCCATAGTCGCAATGGACGAAAAAGCGCATCGAATTGCACGCCACCCCAGTAGATGTCTTGCCGTATCGCCTCGCCGTTGGCGTAATAGTTCTTCAGAAAACCTGAGGCTGTGATCGTGCCGGCGTCGTTGTTGATCAGGTCGATGCCGGTATTGAACGTGGGGCGCGTTTTGATGCCGTATTGGTACTGCTCGACGGCCAGGTCCAGATAGATCGTCGAGTCGAGGTTGTACTTTTCCTGCCAATGCATGAACGGCACCTCGCCGACGTCGGGGCGATCGTCGGTCGGCTCGAGCACTCGCTCGCGGTAGCCCCACTCGAAGTACTCGTTTTCGTCTCCGAGCGGCTGCCGCTCGGAAAGCGAGTAATTCTGCCAGGTGATATTTGCTAGCCCTTGACGTCCATGCTGGTACTGAAAGTCGAAGGATGGAATCACTTTGGGACGCAATTCCATCTCGTTGCGCGTGAGCGCCGTCATCGCGTCTGTGTGGCAAGGATTGACGTCCAATAGTTGCTGATAGGTTTGAATCGCGCACTGCGTGCGGTTGATCGCCGAATAGCTTTGCGCCAGATCGAACAGAGCCGCCTCGTTCGTCGGCTCCATCTCGAGCAGGCCCTTATACAGGGGAATGGCCTGCCGAAACTTCCAGCCACGCAGATACTTGGCGTTTAGCTCAGTGCTTAACAGAGCTGCAGGGGGGGCGCCGGTTGGCGATTCTAGTGTATCGGACCCCACGAGTGCGCCGACGCCGAAACCACCGGCTGCGGGATCCGTTTCTGGGCCGGGTAAATCACCCTGTTGTTGCGTTTGCTGGGCCGCCAGGTAGAAATTGCCCGAACGCTCGATCCCCTTCCAGCCTTCAACCATGCGTGCCGTTTCGCGGACGAGGTTGACATCCTGCGGCATGAACTTCAGCAACGTCTTATACTCGGCCAGCGCATGTTCGTATTCCAAACGTTTCTTCAATGTGCGCGCCACGCCCAACCGGGCGCGAATGTTCGTAGGTGATATGGCCACGGCCGGCTGAAAGAATGTCATCGCCGAGACGCATGCCGCCTGACAGCGTTCGAATTTGTGGAAGATCTTTGGGAAAGTGTGGCGACAGTTGGGCGTGCCGCAACTGCAGTCGCAGAG
The Pirellulales bacterium genome window above contains:
- a CDS encoding (Fe-S)-binding protein, which produces MNDPLTATREVFWNISHAWLMYALLLPTVIVAAYGIYRRVRVWRRGRDENRWDQPLRRLGLVAKNALLQVRTWRKLYPGVMHAMIFWGFIVLTIATTVVMLDYDFGIPIMRGWFYLIFQSFITDVFGALAIIGVGLAMLRRWVARPRELVYSTEASLILAAIFAILTTGFLVEGWRIAATNDPWAAWSPFGNLVARGSRRFMSDTTIQGAHLATWWMHMLLVFGFLAWAPYTKMVHVLTSTLNIYTARLAPIGATLRKVDFDSEEKLGIHALAGFTWKDLLDFDACTECGRCTAACPANRVGKQLSPRDIILDLQRLTRTENADFAQTYIGVTPALSAEAMWECTTCGACVEACPVSIEQMPKIVDTRRYLVMEEAEFPETMQQALTSVETRAHPFRGTAFSRVDWTQGLPIATMAEAREAQVLLWVGCGGALVERNQKIVRALAQLLTKAGVSFAILGREEKCTGDPARRIGNEFLFQQLAEDNIATLDRYQAKTIVTSCPHCFNTLRNEYPQFGGHYEVFHHSEYLARLVHEGKLTVDMPLDKKITFHDPCYLGRHNGVYDAPRELVQHSTTYAPLEMAQSRQNGFCCGGGGGMSFVDEPADKRVNQERARQVLETDADIVAVGCPFCTTMLEDGINAKKGARDIQVLDVAELLWQAVERPTPSEHS
- a CDS encoding acyl-CoA dehydrogenase family protein, with the translated sequence MDLSLTASELKFRDELRAWLKNNLPPKGAHALNAAHSAADFHGQIKDWQRKLFEGGYAGIAWPKEFGGRGATFIEQAIFQEEMALADTPETATIGQSLVGPTIIAVGSEAQKKRFLPGILSGQEVWCQGFSEPNAGSDLASLQTKATLDGDHFVINGQKIWTSFAHFADLCLLIVRTDSAAAKHKGITCLLVDMKSPGITVRPLKMMSGDSEFNEVFFSNLRVPVDRMLGKVNEGWNVAITALSNERANLGIGLYVAFKRNLDAVVEQARTLRRHGRPIIEDPVLRQKLAQAYVDLEVFRLNTARGLSTLNKTGVPGPEGSIQKLYWSELNQRNAQIAMEVLGPYGQLTDFDGGRCVYNYLRSRGNTIEAGTSEVQRNIIAQRVLGLPRSY
- a CDS encoding acyl-CoA dehydrogenase family protein, translated to MEFELSKPQKLLQKSARELFARVCPMTRIRESLADDKVLHAELWSEVADQGWPGIHLPEEAGGLGLGVVDLVAVAEEMGRACFPGSFLGPVWAATLVAQAKPESKFLQSLTAGELQGAVALLEADASWNPADVQLAAVKKDAGFTISGRKSFVSDAGAAGLLICVARVGQELILLAVPAKSAGVSITPTVGLDATRKLYDVTFENVAVDADHVLATGEAACAALERSMQVGTLVVCADMLGGMQWILEDAVEYAKTRQQFGKVIGSFQAVQHMCADMLLWTESARSAIYFAAWALDAEPASAARAVATAKVYTSDASREVANRGVQVHGGIGFTWEHDLQFYYKRSKASEILFGDASFHRARMAELVLDA
- a CDS encoding acyl-CoA dehydrogenase family protein, translated to MASELLQNKAEELVPGTGFTKAHQLFRETVRRFVDEEVNPYIDQWEEDEIFPAHDLFKKAGDLGLLGLSYPVEYGGSGGDYWYNIAFAEEMARCNCGAIPMAMGVQSDMATPALARYGTHELKKQYLEPAITGDAVCSIAVTEPSGGSDVASIRTKAERDGGDYVINGSKMYITNGAQADWICLLARTTPGTGYKGMSLIVVPTDAKGFSVSKKLKKMGNWASDTAELVFDNCRVPVANCIGEEGMGFIYQMQQFQNERLIGSLGAVAGADKILKMTIEYCRGRSTFGKPLIENQWIYFKLTELIAEVEFLRQMCYHCGRLLDRGLDFTREASIAKLKAGRLVREVADICMQFHGGMGYMEEYPMARYFRDSRLMSIGAGADEIMLGIIAKFEGIAPRR
- a CDS encoding DUF72 domain-containing protein produces the protein MKVLKRASKAKAFKVYVGCAKWNKKDLKDLYPKGVKDELAYYSTQFNSIELNATFYRLFPAATFKNWNATVPDDFRFFPKLEQTISHFRRLKNVKQLVKRNVTNMSHLREKLEMPFLQMHNNFGPKDFERVVTFAENWTHDVPLAIEFRHTDWYNDPAVSTKLYDLLETHGITNVLVDTAGRRDLMHMRLTTPTAFIRWVGANDPKSDRARLDDWIERIAKWKRAGLQKLFFFVHHNYEVESPALAAHFIKRLNKKIGASLPVPKTLKA